GTCAGGCGGCCCGCGTAGATCAGCCCCAGGTGGCTGCCGCAGGTGCGGGCGGGCCTGGGCAGCCGGGTGGCAGTTGGTCCGTGCGCGGGACTGCTGGTGAGGAAACCGGACTGCGCGATGTCGAGTGTGTGAAGGTGCGGCGGTAGGCGGTAGGGGTGGTGTCCAGCGTGCGCCGGAAGTGCAGCCGTAGGTTGGCTGCCGTGCCCAGCCCGCAGTCCCGCGCCACCTGATCCACGGAGAGGTCCGTGGTTTCCAGTAGTTCCCGCGCCCTGCCGAGCCGGGCGTTGAGCACCCACTGCAACGGGGTTGTGCCCGTCTCCTCGGTGAACCGGCGCATGAAGGTGCGTTGCGAGAGGCCCGCGTGCCGGGCAAGCACGCGCAGTGTGAGCGGTTCGCCGAGCCGTTGCAGGGCCCATCCACGGGTACCGGACAGCGACGCCTCACCGGCCACCGCGACGGGAGCCGGCACGTACTGGGCCTGCCCGCCGTCGCGGTGCGGGGCCGCGACCAGACCGCGGGCGATCCGGTTGGCCACCTCCGCGCCCAGGTCGCGGCGCACGATATGCACGCACAGGTCGATGCCGCAGCACACCCCGGCCGAGGTGAGCACGTCGCCCTCGTCGACGTAGAGCACGTCGCGGTCGACCGTGACGGCCGGGAAACTCCGCTCGAACTCGTCGATGTGCTTCCAGTGGGTCGTGGCGTGCAGCCCGTCCAGTACGCCCGCCGCGGCCAGCGCGAAGGCGCCCGTGCAGATGGACACCACACGCCGGCCTCGGTCGCGGGCCTCGGCCAGTGTGTCGAGCACGGCGTCCGGCAACGAGAGGAGCGGTTCGAACCCCGGCACGATCACGGTGTCGGCGGTGCGCACCTGCTCCAGACCTCCCTCGGCGAGCAGTGCGAAACCCGCGGTGGTGGCTACCTTCGTGTCCAACGCGCACAGGGTCATCTCGTAGGGGGTTTCCGGCCGGGTGGTGAAGATCTGCGTCGGGATCGCCAGGTCGAGCGGGGTGACCCCGTCCAACGCCAGGACCGCGACTCGATGGGCTGCCATGGCAAAATTCTAACGAGGTAAGGAAATATTGCCTATCGCCAGGTCAGGGTGGTCGCGGCCAGGCTGAGGACATGACCGGACCTACACGCGAGGCGACCGCCGACCCGATCGCGCTGCCCAGCACACCACTTGCCGACGCCGTCATGAACCTCATCCGACCGGTGGAAACGCCGTCCGTCTTCAACCACAGCATCCGCAGCTACCTATTCGCCCGGCTGGTCGTCGGCCGCCTCGGCCTGGCCGTCGGCCACGACTACCGGGACGACCTGTTGTTCGCCGCGTGCGCGATGCACGACCTCGGCCTGGCGTCGGACGGCCCGCACCGACAGCGGTTCGAGGTCGAAGGCGCCGACCGGGCCGCCGAATTCCTCATCCAACACGGGATGTCCACGGCCGACGCCGACCAGGTCTGGCAGGCGATCGCCCTGCACACCTCTCCGGGCATCGCGGAACGCCGCGGCACGCTGTGCGTGCTCGTCCGCGAAGGCGTCGCCCTCGACTTCGGAGGCCCGGCGGGCGCCGACCACCTCGACGCGGTCACCGATGAGCAGGCCGACGCCATGCACGCCGCCTATCCACGGCTGGACATGATCCGCTCACTCACCGACGCGATCGTCGCGCAGGCCGCGAAAGACCCGAAGAACGCACCCCGGTACACGACCCCCGGCGAACTCCTGCGCGAACGCCAGACCTTCGGCCGGACCCGGCTGGAGCACACCGGCCGTTCGTCCCGCTGGGGCGACTGACTCGACGGGCTCCACGACCCGTCAACAAAGAAGTCAACACAGGTTCAACAAAGAAGAGGAAGCACCGCAAATGACCGTCCACACCGTCGAGATCCCCGAGAACAACACGGTCTTCGGGGAGACCACCAATGCCTTCGCAGGCTTCGGCTATTCCGCCGCGGTGCGTGCGCACGGCCTCTTGTTCATCGCCGGAACGATCGGTCGCCGCGCCGACGGAACCATCCCGGACACCATCGAGGAGCAGACCGAGATCGCCATCCGGAAGATCGAGGAGATCCTCCGGATGGAGAACCTCGACATGTCCGCCCTCGTCGACGTCACCAGTTACCACGTCGACATCCGCCGGCACCTGCCCGGATTCATCAAGGCCAAGCAGCGCCTCGTCGAAGCGCCCTACCCGACCTGGACGATCATCGGGGTCAGTGGCCTCGCCAGCCCGGGGCTCCTCGTCGAGGTCCGCGCGACCGCCGCGTATCCCGACGCATCCCGGTAGACCGCCGCTACTGGACCGACCCGGAGCGCCTGGTCGAGCAGCTGACCGGCTGCGGCCGGTTGGGCCTGCCGGGCACCGCCGGCGATCTGTTTGCCTCCCGACCGGAGAACCCCACCCCGGGGTGCGGTGATCAGAACAGCAGGCAGAGGCGGCTCCCGTGGAAGCACGGAAAAACGGTCCCTTCCCCGTACAGGGAAGGGACCGTTCTCAGAGCGCCCGGCAGGCCTTGCACCTGCATCTCCCACCGGCTGGTGGATGTCTTTCCTTGGACCACAGACGCGCGGTTCCGGCCCGAGGGCCGAAGTTGCGTCATGATCATACTGCATCGGTGCGCCGGCGGCGAGAATCCGTCGCGGTCCGCGCAGGCCAGGTCAGAGGCTTGCTGTTCATGGCGGATCAGCCATGAACAGCAGAGGAACCCGGAGCGCTCTCCGCCCAGGCGGAGGCAGCCGGCCAGGGCAACCGACTCACAACTGCCGGCTGCCCGTCGGTACCGCAGGCGAGGTGCCGGTACGCCAACGCTGCACGTCTCGGGCTGGCTTACTTGAACCAGTACCTCGCGCCGCGGTGGTGGGAGCAGGTGCCGGAGAAGTGCTTCGAGTATGACCAGGTGCCGTCTTTGCACTTGGCCATAACGCCCTTGGGGTGCTCGATGTGGGTCCGCAAGTGCCAGTGGTGTGGTGGGCGCAGTGGACTGCGGCGGCCTGAGCCGTGCCTGTGCCGATGGCTGTGCGACGGGCGAACCGCCGTGACGCTGCTGCAAGGCTCCGCCGGCGAGTGCAGGAACGGGGCTCGGCCTGGTGCGACTGGCGCTTGGGCGACTTCCCCGCGGACGGGGTGGACGTAGACCACGTGCGCGCCCGCTGTCCCTCGGCGGCGAGGACGTGGACCCGTTCTCTGGCAAAGCCCGGATCCCGCCTCGCTTCCTGCCCCCATCTTCCCTACCTGGGCAACCGCGCAACTGGCTGGGGTTCAGGTCAAGCGCCAGCCCGCGATTCGCTCCGTCCACACCGCCCTCGATCTGCCGGAACGCTGGCCGACCGGCGACGCCTTCACGCGGAGTGACCCGAGATGACGGCAGCGGCATCGTCAGTCTCGACAGCAGCACCCCGGTGAGACCACCTCATGCGCACGCAGCGTTCGGTGAGGGCCTCTGCTTGGACTGGGGAGGCCGCTCGACCGGGTTCGGGGAGCATCCGTCGTGCGACGGGTGGACACCCTGATCGGCCAGGCGCCACTGTGCCGCATCCGAACGAAGTGGCCTGCGGCCGGGCCCGAGGCCGGGCCCGAGGCCGGGAGCGGATGTGGCTTGCGGACGGGTACTCGCCCGCCGGGATGCGCTTTAGACTGCGGCCGCTCCGAAATCTGACGATCTTTTGGAGGGTGTGCAGGATGAAGCGAGCTCTCATGACCGCATTGGCGTCAGCAGCGTTGGTCGTGTCCGGGGGCAGTATCACCTCCGGAGGTAGCACCACCGCCTCCGCTTCCGATGCCCCGCCGCGAACCACGCACGGTCCTTGCCAGTACACCCAGACGCCGAGTGAGCCGGCGGCGCGGCCGGTTCCCCTGCCGCCCGATCCGCGGCACACCCCCAGTCACGGCACGGTCGGTATGGCTGTCCGGACCAGCCAGGGTCCGCTCCCGCTGCGTCTGGACCGGGCGAAGGCGCCGTGCACGGTCCAGAGCTTCGTGCACCTGGCGCGGCACCAGTTCTACGACCGCACGGTGTGCCATCGACTGACGGCGTATCCGACGCTGAAGGTCCTGCAGTGTGGCGACCCGACCGGAACTGGCGAGGGTGGGCCGGGGTACGAGTACAAGGACGAGCTGCCGGTGGACCTGCCGCCGGCACCGAGCGATCCGACCGGAGCCCGTCGCCTTTACGGGCGCGGTTTGCTGGCGATGGCCAACGCCGGACCGAACACGAACGGTTCGCAGTTCTTCGTCGTCTACGGCGATTCCGCGCTGCGACCGAACTACACGGTGTTCGGCACGGTCGGTGCCGCCGGCCTGAAGACGCTCGACAAGATTGCTGCCGGCGGAATCGAGCCAACTACGCCGGACCCGGCGCCTGTCGACGGCACGCCCGTGCTGAGGACCGAACTGCTCAGCGTCCGGCTGTCCTGCCGGCCCTGACGAATTGTGGCGTGGTCAGCGCGGTTCAGCTACGCGATAAAAGGGCTGAGGGACCCGGACGTCGCGCCCGGTGCCCAGGGAATGCCACCGGCCGTGTGGGGGAGCCACAGGACGTGATCCGCCTCAGTCGCTGTCGGTCTCCTTGTGCGTCACAGAGCCGTTGGACACGTCGATGCCGAAGGTGGTGTCGTTCCAGTCCTTGGTGACGACACCGTCTTCCAGACAAGGAAACTGCGGAGTCTGCTTGGCGGCCGCCACCGTGCAGCCGTACGCCCAGCGCGATGGCGGCCCCTTCTTCACTGACACCACGCCGACGAAGGCCGCCAGGAAAAACAGGGAACCGCCATCGGTTTGCCGGAACCGTGAGACCCGGGGAGCCACGGCTATGCACAGACGCAGGAGAAGACAGACGACGCTCGCGATGCAGCACCCGATGCTGAGCCGACGGTCCGCGGGGAGCGGTTGGGGGTGTGCCGCCGGCAATGCCACCGACATCCTCGGTAGCCGGACGCTCGTTCCAATCGGTCGACATGCCCTTGTGCTTTGAGCGCTTTCCATGGAAAACGGGGTGGCAAGATGTGGTCAGGTCGGCACGACGACTACTTCGAACAGACCGCACGGTTGATTGCCGGGCAGTTGCAGCGATGCCGCTCGTTGGAGCGCACCAAGGCCGTTGAGTTCGGCAGAGAGCAAGTGGAACAGAGTCGCAAGATCGCCCATGACGTCCAAGCGCTGGAACTGGAACGTCTTGCGATCCTCGGACAGATCCCGCAGGCCGAGTACAAGGCGCGCATGGCCGCTCTGGAGGAGGACGCGGACGACGGAACCCGATATGGCAGCCCGTACCTGGGGTGGTCGGGGACGTGAGCCGGCCTGCGTGCAACGAGCCAGAGACCTGCGGTTGTTTGCGCGGTGAGCCCGGTGAGATGCCCGGTGTGCTCGCGTTGCGGGTCGGCAATCGACTGCGCCGTCAGACCATGTCGGATTCCGGGGCGCGCCCACGCTCGTGCACTGGGCCTCGTCCTTGACGCGGGGCCGGCGGCAGTGAGGTGCCGTGCGCAGCAATGCGGCCCGGCCGGTGATGCCTCTGGCTCAGCTCACCCGGCCGTCATCTCGCTGAACTCTGCCTCCGAAGGAGGTCGTTGACCGCCTGGAGCACGCCGTCCGGGCGTTCCTCATGGAGCCAGCCGTGTCCGGCGTCGTCGAGGATGCGGTGTTCGCCGCGCGGGGTTTCCGCGGCCAGCTCCGCGTGCAGGGCGAGCTTGCTCTCGTTGATCTCGCGCAGCAGTTCTTCGGGCCAGAGGTGAGCCTGCGTGGCATCGTGCCCCATGGCGGAGAGCACGATCAGCGGCACGTCGGGGGTGTCCGGTGCGCGCCGGAACTCGTCGGCGACCTTGTCGTAGAGGTTCTGGTTCTCCTGTGAGGCGACCCGCCAGGTGGCGAGGTGGCGTTCGATCAGCGGCTTGCGCACGGGCTCTGGCCAGGCCGCGAAGTGGGGTGCCATCTGGACGCGGGACTGCTGGATCTGCTCCTGCGTGAGCTCCACCAGCTCCTGGTCCCGCATGTCTTCCAGCATCCGGTTCAGCCGCTCTCGCGCCGCCAAGGGTGCGCGTACGACCAGGTCCTCGTGGAACGGGTCGAGCAGGAGCAGGCCGGCGACCTCGCCGGGGAAGCGCCTCGCGTAGTGGCGCGCGTAGGCGCCGCCCAGGGAGTGGCCGACCAGCAGGTACGGGCCGGGCACGGCGGCCGTGCGCAGAAGCGTTTGCAGTTCGTCGGTGACCTCGGCCGCGGTGCGGGGCAGCTCGGCCGGGTCGCTCCAGCCGTTGCCGGCGCGGTCGTAGAGCACGCTGCCGGTCAGCTCGGCGACACGGTGGTGGATGTTCAGGTAGTCCAGGCTCATCAGCCCGCTTCCCGCCAGGAACACCGCGGTAGGGCCGCCGTTGCCGGAGCGGTGCAGCATCAGCCGCCGCCCGTCGATGTCGTAGTGGCGTCCCAGCGGTAGCGATGGGTGCTGCATGGTCGACTCTCCCCGTTCACTCGACGTCACTGTTCAGAGCCATTGTTCTTAAGTTTGAGAACAGTATCAGCTGTGAGAATGTGAGCCC
The sequence above is a segment of the Streptomyces lydicus genome. Coding sequences within it:
- a CDS encoding GlxA family transcriptional regulator: MAAHRVAVLALDGVTPLDLAIPTQIFTTRPETPYEMTLCALDTKVATTAGFALLAEGGLEQVRTADTVIVPGFEPLLSLPDAVLDTLAEARDRGRRVVSICTGAFALAAAGVLDGLHATTHWKHIDEFERSFPAVTVDRDVLYVDEGDVLTSAGVCCGIDLCVHIVRRDLGAEVANRIARGLVAAPHRDGGQAQYVPAPVAVAGEASLSGTRGWALQRLGEPLTLRVLARHAGLSQRTFMRRFTEETGTTPLQWVLNARLGRARELLETTDLSVDQVARDCGLGTAANLRLHFRRTLDTTPTAYRRTFTHSTSRSPVSSPAVPRTDQLPPGCPGPPAPAAATWG
- a CDS encoding HD domain-containing protein yields the protein MTGPTREATADPIALPSTPLADAVMNLIRPVETPSVFNHSIRSYLFARLVVGRLGLAVGHDYRDDLLFAACAMHDLGLASDGPHRQRFEVEGADRAAEFLIQHGMSTADADQVWQAIALHTSPGIAERRGTLCVLVREGVALDFGGPAGADHLDAVTDEQADAMHAAYPRLDMIRSLTDAIVAQAAKDPKNAPRYTTPGELLRERQTFGRTRLEHTGRSSRWGD
- a CDS encoding RidA family protein, with the translated sequence MTVHTVEIPENNTVFGETTNAFAGFGYSAAVRAHGLLFIAGTIGRRADGTIPDTIEEQTEIAIRKIEEILRMENLDMSALVDVTSYHVDIRRHLPGFIKAKQRLVEAPYPTWTIIGVSGLASPGLLVEVRATAAYPDASR
- a CDS encoding DUF3761 domain-containing protein is translated as MGAGSEAGSGLCQRTGPRPRRRGTAGAHVVYVHPVRGEVAQAPVAPGRAPFLHSPAEPCSSVTAVRPSHSHRHRHGSGRRSPLRPPHHWHLRTHIEHPKGVMAKCKDGTWSYSKHFSGTCSHHRGARYWFK
- a CDS encoding peptidylprolyl isomerase, whose product is MAVRTSQGPLPLRLDRAKAPCTVQSFVHLARHQFYDRTVCHRLTAYPTLKVLQCGDPTGTGEGGPGYEYKDELPVDLPPAPSDPTGARRLYGRGLLAMANAGPNTNGSQFFVVYGDSALRPNYTVFGTVGAAGLKTLDKIAAGGIEPTTPDPAPVDGTPVLRTELLSVRLSCRP
- a CDS encoding alpha/beta fold hydrolase, coding for MQHPSLPLGRHYDIDGRRLMLHRSGNGGPTAVFLAGSGLMSLDYLNIHHRVAELTGSVLYDRAGNGWSDPAELPRTAAEVTDELQTLLRTAAVPGPYLLVGHSLGGAYARHYARRFPGEVAGLLLLDPFHEDLVVRAPLAARERLNRMLEDMRDQELVELTQEQIQQSRVQMAPHFAAWPEPVRKPLIERHLATWRVASQENQNLYDKVADEFRRAPDTPDVPLIVLSAMGHDATQAHLWPEELLREINESKLALHAELAAETPRGEHRILDDAGHGWLHEERPDGVLQAVNDLLRRQSSAR